A genomic window from Cucumis melo cultivar AY chromosome 8, USDA_Cmelo_AY_1.0, whole genome shotgun sequence includes:
- the LOC103484344 gene encoding solanesyl diphosphate synthase 3, chloroplastic/mitochondrial: protein MLFYRGLSRISRIPRNSSSCRWFLSHRSDTRPVLIPNFPSLHPSESDLQALGCREIMYLASPAFHGLGHQIHHQSSSLVEEQLDPFSLVADELSLLANRLRAMVVAEVPKLASAAEYFFKLGVEGKRFRPTVLLLMATALNVPIPKPLPHLVEDNLTMDLRTRQQCVAEITEMIHVASLLHDDVLDDADTRRGIGSLNFVMGNKISVLAGDFLLSRACVALASLKNTEVVSLIAQVVEHLVTGETMQMTTTSDQRYSMEYYMQKTYYKTASLISNSCKSVALLAGQTAEVAMLAYEYGKNLGLAYQLIDDVLDFTGTSASLGKGSLSDIHHGIITAPLLFAMEEFPQLRTVVERGFDNPENVNIAMEYLGKSRGIQRARELAAMHANLAAEAIDSLPENNDEDVRKSRRALVDLTQRVITRTK from the exons ATGTTGTTTTATCGTGGACTTTCCCGGATTTCGAGGATTCCCAGAAACAGCTCCTCTTGTCGGTGGTTTCTGTCTCATCGATCAGATACTCGTCCAGTTCTTATACCTAACTTTCCATCTTTGCATCCTTCGGAATCTGATCTCCAG GCTCTAGGATGCAGAGAAATCATGTACTTGGCTTCTCCCGCTTTTCATGGTTTGGGACATCAAATTCATCATCAAAGCAGCTCTTTAGTTGAG GAACAGCTTGATCCATTCTCACTAGTTGCAGATGAGCTATCGCTTCTTGCCAATAGACTCCGGGCAATGGTAGTTGCGGAG GTTCCAAAACTTGCTTCTGCTGCTGAATATTTCTTCAAATTGGGCGTTGAAGGGAAGAGATTTCGTCCAACg GTTTTATTGCTAATGGCAACGGCTTTAAATGTGCCAATTCCTAAACCTCTTCCTCATTTAGTAGAAGATAATTTGACAATGGATCTACGCACAAGGCAACAATGTGTAGCCGAAATAACAGAAATGATTCAT GTGGCCAGCCTTCTACATGACGATGTATTGGATGATGCAGACACAAGACGTGGCATTGGTTCATTAAATTTTGTGATGGGAAATAAG ATATCAGTTTTAGCTGGAGACTTTTTGCTTTCTCGAGCGTGTGTTGCACTTGCCTCTTTGAAGAACACTGAG GTGGTATCATTAATAGCACAAGTTGTTGAACATCTAGTGACTGGTGAAACTATGCAAATGACCACTACATCTGATCAACGTTATAG TATGGAATATTACATGCAGAAGACGTATTACAAGACTGCATCACTTATTTCCAACAGTTGCAAATCTGTAGCCCTTCTTGCCGGGCAAACAGCTGAAGTTGCGATGTTGGCTTATGAATATGGAAAAAATCTG GGGTTAGCATACCAACTGATTGATGATGTTCTTGACTTCACTGGGACTTCTGCTTCACTTGGGAAGGGCTCTTTGTCTGATATACACCAT GGAATCATCACAGCTCCGTTATTATTTGCCATGGAAGAGTTTCCCCAGCTGCGTACAGTTGTGGAACGTGGTTTTGACAATCCTGAAAACGTTAATATT GCAATGGAGTACCTTGGCAAGAGTCGTGGAATTCAACGTGCGAGAGAGTTAGCAGCAATGCATGCCAATCTAGCTGCAGAAGCCATCGATTCTCTGCCCGAGAACAATGATGAAGATGTAAGAAAGTCGAGAAGGGCGCTTGTAGATCTCACCCAAAGAGTCATTACAAGAACAAAATGA
- the LOC103484345 gene encoding CBL-interacting serine/threonine-protein kinase 23 isoform X2: MASRSSGHNKARVGRYELGRTLGEGSFAKVKFARNCETGENVAIKILDKENILKHKMIGQIKREISTMKLIRHPNVIRMYEVMASKTKIYIVLEFVTGGELFDKISCKGRLKEDEARKYFQQLINAVDYCHSRGVCHRDLKPENLLLDASGVLKISDFGLSALPQQDDGLLHTTCGTPNYVAPEVIDNKGYFGAKADLWSCGVILFVLMAGYLPFEESNLMQLYKKIFKADFTCPPWFSSSAKKLIKRILDPNPLTRITIAEILENDWFKKGYKAPSFENDEISLDNIDDIFNESGGTDNLVVERREDKSASLASPVTMNAFELISKSRGLDLATLFEKQMGIIKRETRFTSNCPADEIISKIKNTAVPLGFDVKINNFKMKLQGEKTGRKGHLSVATEIFQVAPSLHLVELRKAGGDTLEFQKFYNNLSTGLKDIVWRYGDEVEQESKGANC, from the exons ATGGCTTCCAGGTCCAGCGGTCATAACAAAGCGCGGGTCGGGAGATACGAGCTGGGACGAACCCTTGGAGAGGGCAGCTTCGCCAAGGTTAAGTTTGCTCGGAACTGCGAGACAGGGGAGAATGTAGCCATCAAAATTCTGGACAAAGAGAACATTCTCAAACACAAGATGATCGGGCAG ATTAAACGTGAAATATCCACTATGAAACTCATTAGACATCCAAATGTCATTCGCATGTATGAG GTGATGGCTAGCAAGACCAAGATATATATTGTCTTGGAATTTGTAACGGGTGGAGAACTGTTTGACAAAATT TCATGTAAGGGAAGACTGAAAGAAGATGAAGCAAGAAAGTATTTTCAGCAGTTAATAAATGCAGTGGATTATTGTCATAGCAGAGGTGTTTGTCATCGAGACCTAAAG CCAGAGAATTTATTACTGGATGCTAGTGGTGTTCTAAAAATTTCAGATTTTGGATTGAGTGCTCTACCTCAACAA GACGATGGATTACTTCACACAACTTGTGGAACACCCAATTATGTTGCTCCAGAG GTTATCGACAATAAAGGGTACTTTGGAGCAAAGGCTGACCTTTGGTCATGTGGGGTTATCCTTTTTGTTCTCATGGCAGGCTACTTGCCATTTGAAGAGTCCAATCTCATGCAACTGTATAAAAAG ATATTCAAGGCGGACTTCACATGTCCTCCATGGTTCTCCTCTAGTGCCAAGAAATTAATCAAGAGGATCCTGGATCCGAATCCATTAACT AGAATTACAATTGCTGAAATCCTTGAGAATGATTGGTTTAAGAAAGGATACAAGGCACCCAGTTTCGAAAATGACGAAATCAGTCTTGATAACATTGATGACATCTTTAATGAATCAGGG GGCACTGATAACCTTGTTGTTGAGAGGAGAGAAGATAAATCTGCATCACTTGCATCACCTGTCACCATGAATGCATTCGAGCTCATCTCTAAGTCTCGGGGCCTCGACCTTGCCACTCTCTTTGAGAAGCAAATG GGCATAATTAAACGTGAAACAAGATTCACATCCAATTGTCCAGCAGATGAAATCATTTCGAAGATAAAAAACACAGCTGTTCCTTTGGGTTTTGATGTGAAGATTAATAACTTCAAG ATGAAGCTCCAAGGGGAAAAAACTGGACGCAAAGGTCATTTATCGGTTGCAACAGAG ATCTTTCAGGTTGCTCCTTCACTGCATCTGGTGGAGCTTCGCAAAGCGGGAGGCGACACTTTAGAATTCCAAAAG TTCTATAATAACCTCTCAACTGGACTGAAAGATATTGTATGGAGATACGGAGACGAGGTGGAGCAGGAAAGTAAGG GTGCAAATTGTTGA
- the LOC103484345 gene encoding CBL-interacting serine/threonine-protein kinase 23 isoform X1 — protein sequence MASRSSGHNKARVGRYELGRTLGEGSFAKVKFARNCETGENVAIKILDKENILKHKMIGQIKREISTMKLIRHPNVIRMYEVMASKTKIYIVLEFVTGGELFDKISCKGRLKEDEARKYFQQLINAVDYCHSRGVCHRDLKPENLLLDASGVLKISDFGLSALPQQVRDDGLLHTTCGTPNYVAPEVIDNKGYFGAKADLWSCGVILFVLMAGYLPFEESNLMQLYKKIFKADFTCPPWFSSSAKKLIKRILDPNPLTRITIAEILENDWFKKGYKAPSFENDEISLDNIDDIFNESGGTDNLVVERREDKSASLASPVTMNAFELISKSRGLDLATLFEKQMGIIKRETRFTSNCPADEIISKIKNTAVPLGFDVKINNFKMKLQGEKTGRKGHLSVATEIFQVAPSLHLVELRKAGGDTLEFQKFYNNLSTGLKDIVWRYGDEVEQESKGANC from the exons ATGGCTTCCAGGTCCAGCGGTCATAACAAAGCGCGGGTCGGGAGATACGAGCTGGGACGAACCCTTGGAGAGGGCAGCTTCGCCAAGGTTAAGTTTGCTCGGAACTGCGAGACAGGGGAGAATGTAGCCATCAAAATTCTGGACAAAGAGAACATTCTCAAACACAAGATGATCGGGCAG ATTAAACGTGAAATATCCACTATGAAACTCATTAGACATCCAAATGTCATTCGCATGTATGAG GTGATGGCTAGCAAGACCAAGATATATATTGTCTTGGAATTTGTAACGGGTGGAGAACTGTTTGACAAAATT TCATGTAAGGGAAGACTGAAAGAAGATGAAGCAAGAAAGTATTTTCAGCAGTTAATAAATGCAGTGGATTATTGTCATAGCAGAGGTGTTTGTCATCGAGACCTAAAG CCAGAGAATTTATTACTGGATGCTAGTGGTGTTCTAAAAATTTCAGATTTTGGATTGAGTGCTCTACCTCAACAAGTACGA GACGATGGATTACTTCACACAACTTGTGGAACACCCAATTATGTTGCTCCAGAG GTTATCGACAATAAAGGGTACTTTGGAGCAAAGGCTGACCTTTGGTCATGTGGGGTTATCCTTTTTGTTCTCATGGCAGGCTACTTGCCATTTGAAGAGTCCAATCTCATGCAACTGTATAAAAAG ATATTCAAGGCGGACTTCACATGTCCTCCATGGTTCTCCTCTAGTGCCAAGAAATTAATCAAGAGGATCCTGGATCCGAATCCATTAACT AGAATTACAATTGCTGAAATCCTTGAGAATGATTGGTTTAAGAAAGGATACAAGGCACCCAGTTTCGAAAATGACGAAATCAGTCTTGATAACATTGATGACATCTTTAATGAATCAGGG GGCACTGATAACCTTGTTGTTGAGAGGAGAGAAGATAAATCTGCATCACTTGCATCACCTGTCACCATGAATGCATTCGAGCTCATCTCTAAGTCTCGGGGCCTCGACCTTGCCACTCTCTTTGAGAAGCAAATG GGCATAATTAAACGTGAAACAAGATTCACATCCAATTGTCCAGCAGATGAAATCATTTCGAAGATAAAAAACACAGCTGTTCCTTTGGGTTTTGATGTGAAGATTAATAACTTCAAG ATGAAGCTCCAAGGGGAAAAAACTGGACGCAAAGGTCATTTATCGGTTGCAACAGAG ATCTTTCAGGTTGCTCCTTCACTGCATCTGGTGGAGCTTCGCAAAGCGGGAGGCGACACTTTAGAATTCCAAAAG TTCTATAATAACCTCTCAACTGGACTGAAAGATATTGTATGGAGATACGGAGACGAGGTGGAGCAGGAAAGTAAGG GTGCAAATTGTTGA
- the LOC103484346 gene encoding DEAD-box ATP-dependent RNA helicase 1 isoform X3, translating into MAEKQKRKHIPVLPWMRSPVDVSLIEECPLEILPMLDHRLKVALQNMGISSLFPVQLAVWQEAIGPGSFDRDLCINSPTGSGKTLAYALPIVQMLSSRTIKCLRALVVLPTRDLALQVKEVFSAIAPAVGLSVGLAVGQSSIADEISELIKRPKLEAGICYDPEDVLVALQSSVDILVATPGRLMDHINFTKGFTLKHLRYLVIDETDRLLREAYQSWLPTVLQLTHADDSSIIFPSYISNPCSAGSLKTIRRFGVERGFKGKPYPRLAKMILSATLTQDPGKLAQLDLHHPLFLTTGKRRYKLPEKLESYMMICESKLKPLYLVALLQSLGEEKCIVFTSSVESTHRLCSLLNFFEDLELKIKEYSGLQRQSLRSKTLNAFRGGEIQVLVSSDAMTRGMDVEGVKNVINYDMPAFIKTYIHRAGRTARAGQSGRCFTLLRKDEVKRFKKLLQKADNDSCPVHSLPSSSIEFLQPTYVSALEKLKEKVESETSRKSTITYSSRAGKRKDRNSSKAKS; encoded by the exons ATGGCGGAGAAGCAGAAGCGAAAGCACATCCCTGTTCTACCATGGATGCGAAGCCCTGTCGACGTGTCCCTAATCGAGGAATGCCCCCTTGAGATCCTCCCTATGCTCGATCACAG ATTGAAGGTAGCTTTGCAGAACATGGGCATCTCTTCACTGTTTCCAGTGCAACTCGCTGTATGGCAAGAGGCAATTGGACCCGGTTCTTTTGATAGAGACCTATGTATTAATTCACCAACTGGAAGTGGGAAAACTTTAGCTTATGCCCTACCAATAGTGCAAATGCTGTCAAGTCGTACAATCAAATGCTTGCGTGCTTTAGTTGTGCTGCCTACTCGGGATCTGGCCTTGCAG GTTAAAGAGGTCTTTTCTGCAATCGCACCTGCAGTGGGATTATCTGTAGGTCTGGCTGTTGGTCAATCTTCCATAGCTGATGAGATTTCTGAGCTCATCAAGAGACCTAAGCTTGAGGCAGGTATCTGTTATGATCCCGAAGATGTTTTGGTTGCGCTGCAGAGTTCTGTGGACATATTGGTGGCAACGCCTGGAAGATTGATGGACCATATTAACTTCACGAAGGGTTTTACTCTTAAGCATCTACGTTATCTT GTTATTGACGAGACCGATAGGTTATTAAGAGAAGCATATCAATCTTGGCTACCTACCGTGCTTCAGTTGACTCATGCTGATGACAGCAGTATCATCTTTCCTTCCTACATTTCAAATCCTTGTTCAGCTGGATCCTTAAAAACCATAAGGAGATT TGGTGTTGAGAGGGGTTTTAAGGGCAAACCTTACCCAAGGCTTGCGAAGATGATTCTATCTGCAACGCTTACACAGGATCCAGGCAAGCTTGCACAGCTTGATCTGCATCATCCTCTATTCTTAACAACTGGGAAAAGAAGATATAAACTTCCGGAGAAATTGGAATCATACATGATG ATTTGTGAATCGAAACTCAAACCATTATATCTGGTTGCCCTACTTCAAAGTTTAGGAGAAGAGAAGTGTATTGTTTTTACATCCTCTGTGGAGTCTACTCATCGACTATGCTCATTACTCAACTTTTTTGAAGACTTGGAACTCAAGATCAAAGAGTATTCAGGGCTTCAACGCCAATCCTTAAGAAG CAAGACACTGAATGCTTTCCGGGGAGGGGAGATTCAAGTACTTGTTAGTTCTGATGCCATGACTCGTGGAATGGATGTTGAGGGTGTGAAAAATGTTATTAATTATGATATGCCtgcatttataaaaacatacaTTCATCGAGCTGGTAGGACTGCAAGAGCTGGGCAGTCTGGGCGTTGTTTCACATTGCTGAGAAAGGATGAG GTTAAGCGTTTCAAGAAATTGCTGCAAAAGGCTGATAATGATTCTTGCCCCGTACATTCCCTACCTTCCAGTTCAATTGAGTTCCTTCAGCCTACTTATGTCTCTG CCCTAGAGAAACTGAAGGAAAAGGTTGAATCAGAAACATCCAGAAAGAGTACAATCACGTATTCTTCTAGAGCGGGCAAACGGAAAGATAGGAACTCCTCCAAAGCAAAG TCTTAG
- the LOC103484346 gene encoding DEAD-box ATP-dependent RNA helicase 1 isoform X1: MAEKQKRKHIPVLPWMRSPVDVSLIEECPLEILPMLDHRLKVALQNMGISSLFPVQLAVWQEAIGPGSFDRDLCINSPTGSGKTLAYALPIVQMLSSRTIKCLRALVVLPTRDLALQVKEVFSAIAPAVGLSVGLAVGQSSIADEISELIKRPKLEAGICYDPEDVLVALQSSVDILVATPGRLMDHINFTKGFTLKHLRYLHSHTKYKAGYVLVVSSGSLILKWVIDETDRLLREAYQSWLPTVLQLTHADDSSIIFPSYISNPCSAGSLKTIRRFGVERGFKGKPYPRLAKMILSATLTQDPGKLAQLDLHHPLFLTTGKRRYKLPEKLESYMMICESKLKPLYLVALLQSLGEEKCIVFTSSVESTHRLCSLLNFFEDLELKIKEYSGLQRQSLRSKTLNAFRGGEIQVLVSSDAMTRGMDVEGVKNVINYDMPAFIKTYIHRAGRTARAGQSGRCFTLLRKDEVKRFKKLLQKADNDSCPVHSLPSSSIEFLQPTYVSALEKLKEKVESETSRKSTITYSSRAGKRKDRNSSKAKS; the protein is encoded by the exons ATGGCGGAGAAGCAGAAGCGAAAGCACATCCCTGTTCTACCATGGATGCGAAGCCCTGTCGACGTGTCCCTAATCGAGGAATGCCCCCTTGAGATCCTCCCTATGCTCGATCACAG ATTGAAGGTAGCTTTGCAGAACATGGGCATCTCTTCACTGTTTCCAGTGCAACTCGCTGTATGGCAAGAGGCAATTGGACCCGGTTCTTTTGATAGAGACCTATGTATTAATTCACCAACTGGAAGTGGGAAAACTTTAGCTTATGCCCTACCAATAGTGCAAATGCTGTCAAGTCGTACAATCAAATGCTTGCGTGCTTTAGTTGTGCTGCCTACTCGGGATCTGGCCTTGCAG GTTAAAGAGGTCTTTTCTGCAATCGCACCTGCAGTGGGATTATCTGTAGGTCTGGCTGTTGGTCAATCTTCCATAGCTGATGAGATTTCTGAGCTCATCAAGAGACCTAAGCTTGAGGCAGGTATCTGTTATGATCCCGAAGATGTTTTGGTTGCGCTGCAGAGTTCTGTGGACATATTGGTGGCAACGCCTGGAAGATTGATGGACCATATTAACTTCACGAAGGGTTTTACTCTTAAGCATCTACGTTATCTT CATAGTCACACCAAGTACAAAGCTGGTTATGTGTTAGTTGTTTCGTCGGGATCGTTGATTTTAAAATGG GTTATTGACGAGACCGATAGGTTATTAAGAGAAGCATATCAATCTTGGCTACCTACCGTGCTTCAGTTGACTCATGCTGATGACAGCAGTATCATCTTTCCTTCCTACATTTCAAATCCTTGTTCAGCTGGATCCTTAAAAACCATAAGGAGATT TGGTGTTGAGAGGGGTTTTAAGGGCAAACCTTACCCAAGGCTTGCGAAGATGATTCTATCTGCAACGCTTACACAGGATCCAGGCAAGCTTGCACAGCTTGATCTGCATCATCCTCTATTCTTAACAACTGGGAAAAGAAGATATAAACTTCCGGAGAAATTGGAATCATACATGATG ATTTGTGAATCGAAACTCAAACCATTATATCTGGTTGCCCTACTTCAAAGTTTAGGAGAAGAGAAGTGTATTGTTTTTACATCCTCTGTGGAGTCTACTCATCGACTATGCTCATTACTCAACTTTTTTGAAGACTTGGAACTCAAGATCAAAGAGTATTCAGGGCTTCAACGCCAATCCTTAAGAAG CAAGACACTGAATGCTTTCCGGGGAGGGGAGATTCAAGTACTTGTTAGTTCTGATGCCATGACTCGTGGAATGGATGTTGAGGGTGTGAAAAATGTTATTAATTATGATATGCCtgcatttataaaaacatacaTTCATCGAGCTGGTAGGACTGCAAGAGCTGGGCAGTCTGGGCGTTGTTTCACATTGCTGAGAAAGGATGAG GTTAAGCGTTTCAAGAAATTGCTGCAAAAGGCTGATAATGATTCTTGCCCCGTACATTCCCTACCTTCCAGTTCAATTGAGTTCCTTCAGCCTACTTATGTCTCTG CCCTAGAGAAACTGAAGGAAAAGGTTGAATCAGAAACATCCAGAAAGAGTACAATCACGTATTCTTCTAGAGCGGGCAAACGGAAAGATAGGAACTCCTCCAAAGCAAAG TCTTAG
- the LOC103484346 gene encoding DEAD-box ATP-dependent RNA helicase 1 isoform X2, whose product MAEKQKRKHIPVLPWMRSPVDVSLIEECPLEILPMLDHRLKVALQNMGISSLFPVQLAVWQEAIGPGSFDRDLCINSPTGSGKTLAYALPIVQMLSSRTIKCLRALVVLPTRDLALQVKEVFSAIAPAVGLSVGLAVGQSSIADEISELIKRPKLEAGICYDPEDVLVALQSSVDILVATPGRLMDHINFTKGFTLKHLRYLVIDETDRLLREAYQSWLPTVLQLTHADDSSIIFPSYISNPCSAGSLKTIRRFGVERGFKGKPYPRLAKMILSATLTQDPGKLAQLDLHHPLFLTTGKRRYKLPEKLESYMMICESKLKPLYLVALLQSLGEEKCIVFTSSVESTHRLCSLLNFFEDLELKIKEYSGLQRQSLRSKTLNAFRGGEIQVLVSSDAMTRGMDVEGVKNVINYDMPAFIKTYIHRAGRTARAGQSGRCFTLLRKDEVKRFKKLLQKADNDSCPVHSLPSSSIEFLQPTYVSGNTSSLLTIRKNKNCPNLLITQVTEIVGLHIPWSVHQIHSALSSRFNNK is encoded by the exons ATGGCGGAGAAGCAGAAGCGAAAGCACATCCCTGTTCTACCATGGATGCGAAGCCCTGTCGACGTGTCCCTAATCGAGGAATGCCCCCTTGAGATCCTCCCTATGCTCGATCACAG ATTGAAGGTAGCTTTGCAGAACATGGGCATCTCTTCACTGTTTCCAGTGCAACTCGCTGTATGGCAAGAGGCAATTGGACCCGGTTCTTTTGATAGAGACCTATGTATTAATTCACCAACTGGAAGTGGGAAAACTTTAGCTTATGCCCTACCAATAGTGCAAATGCTGTCAAGTCGTACAATCAAATGCTTGCGTGCTTTAGTTGTGCTGCCTACTCGGGATCTGGCCTTGCAG GTTAAAGAGGTCTTTTCTGCAATCGCACCTGCAGTGGGATTATCTGTAGGTCTGGCTGTTGGTCAATCTTCCATAGCTGATGAGATTTCTGAGCTCATCAAGAGACCTAAGCTTGAGGCAGGTATCTGTTATGATCCCGAAGATGTTTTGGTTGCGCTGCAGAGTTCTGTGGACATATTGGTGGCAACGCCTGGAAGATTGATGGACCATATTAACTTCACGAAGGGTTTTACTCTTAAGCATCTACGTTATCTT GTTATTGACGAGACCGATAGGTTATTAAGAGAAGCATATCAATCTTGGCTACCTACCGTGCTTCAGTTGACTCATGCTGATGACAGCAGTATCATCTTTCCTTCCTACATTTCAAATCCTTGTTCAGCTGGATCCTTAAAAACCATAAGGAGATT TGGTGTTGAGAGGGGTTTTAAGGGCAAACCTTACCCAAGGCTTGCGAAGATGATTCTATCTGCAACGCTTACACAGGATCCAGGCAAGCTTGCACAGCTTGATCTGCATCATCCTCTATTCTTAACAACTGGGAAAAGAAGATATAAACTTCCGGAGAAATTGGAATCATACATGATG ATTTGTGAATCGAAACTCAAACCATTATATCTGGTTGCCCTACTTCAAAGTTTAGGAGAAGAGAAGTGTATTGTTTTTACATCCTCTGTGGAGTCTACTCATCGACTATGCTCATTACTCAACTTTTTTGAAGACTTGGAACTCAAGATCAAAGAGTATTCAGGGCTTCAACGCCAATCCTTAAGAAG CAAGACACTGAATGCTTTCCGGGGAGGGGAGATTCAAGTACTTGTTAGTTCTGATGCCATGACTCGTGGAATGGATGTTGAGGGTGTGAAAAATGTTATTAATTATGATATGCCtgcatttataaaaacatacaTTCATCGAGCTGGTAGGACTGCAAGAGCTGGGCAGTCTGGGCGTTGTTTCACATTGCTGAGAAAGGATGAG GTTAAGCGTTTCAAGAAATTGCTGCAAAAGGCTGATAATGATTCTTGCCCCGTACATTCCCTACCTTCCAGTTCAATTGAGTTCCTTCAGCCTACTTATGTCTCTGGTAACACCTCATCCCTTTTGACTATCCGGAAAAATAAAAACTGCCCTAATTTACTAATTACCCAAGTAACTGAAATTGTTGGGCTCCATATTCCTTGGTCCGTGCATCAAATCCACTCTGCTCTTTCTTCACGTTTCAATAATAAGTAA